Proteins co-encoded in one Melanotaenia boesemani isolate fMelBoe1 chromosome 23, fMelBoe1.pri, whole genome shotgun sequence genomic window:
- the pthlha gene encoding parathyroid hormone-like hormone a, with amino-acid sequence MFLSRRVLQQWCLAVFLLCSPVPHHGRPLDALSSRMKRSVTHTQLMHDKSRTLQDFRRRMWLQELLDVVHTAEIRDPPVRTTGTGGSSSGAGIGLPGVGLSIHLSTTGSTLHSKPPGGTKNLPISFQVDEEEGTNLPQETNKSQTYKDGVLKVPGKRKKKGRSGKKREGEKRKRRARSLAWRLEDEAGSGLHLEWRSLLGLQRPKH; translated from the exons ATGTTCTTGTCCAGGAGAGTCCTGCAGCAGTGGTGCCTCGCTGTGTTCCTGCTCTGCTCCCCGGTGCCACACCACGGACGGCCGCTCGATGCCCTGAGCAGCAGAAT GAAACGATCGGTGACTCACACTCAGCTGATGCATGACAAAAGCCGGACGCTGCAGGATTTCAGGCGTCGCATGTGGCTGCAGGAGCTCCTGGATGTCGTCCACACGGCCGAGATCCGTGACCCCCCGGTTCGGACCACCGGGACAGGCGGCAGCAGCAGCGGCGCCGGCATCGGGCTGCCGGGGGTCGGGCTGAGCATCCACCTCAGCACCACCGGCAGCACCCTGCACTCCAAACCCCCCGGAGGAACCAAAAACCTGCCCATCAGCTTCCAGGTGGACGAGGAGGAGGGCACCAACCTGCCGCAGGAGACCAACAAGTCACAGACGTACAAAGATGGCGTCCTGAAGGTGCCCggcaagaggaagaaaaaagggAGGTCTGGGAAGAAGAGGGAAggggagaagaggaagaggagggcaCGCTCGTTGGCATGGAGACTGGAAGATGAAGCTGGGAGCGGACTCCACCTGGAGTGGAGGTCCCTGCTTGGCCTGCAGAGGCCGAAGCATTGA